The Persephonella atlantica region TTGGTGTTTCTACAGCCGTTGTATTGGGCATCACCAGCATAAAGGAGGCTTTTCTAAGCTTTGGACATCCTGTGATACTCCTGTTTATTGGGAGTTTCTTGATAGCTCAAGCTATGGCAAAACATGGCTTAGATAAAAGATTTGCGCTCAATCTTTTGACGAGAAACTTTTTCGTGAAAAGTCCATTCAGACTGATAGCAGGGTTTTCTGTTATATCTTTTCTTCTATCAATGTGGGTTAGTAATACAGCCACTACGGCAATGCTTTTGCCACTTGTACTAGGCATTGTATATACCTTTAAGCAAAATAAAATAAAAGGAATATCTAACTTTTCTATTTATGCATTGCTTTCTGTTGCGTATTCTGCTTCCATAGGAGGGGCAACAACCCTAATAGGAACTCCTACAAACCTTATAGGTGCTGGATTTCTAAAAGAAGCAGGATACGACATAGATTTTTTAAAATGGTTTATTCTTGCTTTTCCTATTACGTTCACAGTATATGTAGCCTTTTTATTTTATATAAAGTTTCATATAAGGAATTTCCATTTTGACAAAAATGAGATTAAGAAAATTTTTGTAGAAGAAAAGAAAAAACTGCCTAAAATTTCACTTGGAGAGAAAAACACATTTTTTGTCTTTTGTCTTGCAGCTTTTTTCTGGATGTTACCGGGCATTGCGAACCTACTTGGGAACAAAGAATTATATACATTCTTGAAAAGTCACATTCCAGAAGCGATAGTAGCAGTGATAGCAGCAGTTTTACTTTTCCTTCTCCCTTCTAAAAAGAATGAAGGGACATTAAGCATAGAAGATATAAAAAAATTAGATTGGGATGTTGTTCTTCTGTTTGGAGGAGGAATAGCGTTAGGTAAACTAATTACAAAGACAGGTCTTGCAGATTACATAGGTCAAAAGGTCTCTTCTCTTATATCTCCAGAGCTGATGATTCTGTTTATCGTGATTTTGATAATCACTATGATTTTCCTTACAGAAATCAGCTCAAACACAGCAACAGTTATAACATTTGCTCCTATACTGATAGGTATACTGAAAGAGATGAATATGGAAATATTCTATCCTGTATTTGGAATAATCATTGCAGCAAGTTTTGCCTTTATGCTTCCTATAGCCACTCCACCCAATGCAATAATTTACGGCAGCAGGCATATACCTATAAGCAAGATGGTCAAAGTT contains the following coding sequences:
- a CDS encoding SLC13 family permease → MKISQITYLKKETGLIFAPVVASVLYMLPLDMSREAQTVLAIMGFCLVFWLTEVIPLSMTALLGVSTAVVLGITSIKEAFLSFGHPVILLFIGSFLIAQAMAKHGLDKRFALNLLTRNFFVKSPFRLIAGFSVISFLLSMWVSNTATTAMLLPLVLGIVYTFKQNKIKGISNFSIYALLSVAYSASIGGATTLIGTPTNLIGAGFLKEAGYDIDFLKWFILAFPITFTVYVAFLFYIKFHIRNFHFDKNEIKKIFVEEKKKLPKISLGEKNTFFVFCLAAFFWMLPGIANLLGNKELYTFLKSHIPEAIVAVIAAVLLFLLPSKKNEGTLSIEDIKKLDWDVVLLFGGGIALGKLITKTGLADYIGQKVSSLISPELMILFIVILIITMIFLTEISSNTATVITFAPILIGILKEMNMEIFYPVFGIIIAASFAFMLPIATPPNAIIYGSRHIPISKMVKVGLFMNIIGSVIISTFIIIYMK